The Cycloclasticus sp. genomic sequence TTGGTTCCCAGTAGCCGGTTTACGTTTCTCTGCCAACTACATTAAAGTGCTTGAAATGGATGGCGGCGCACACGATAACGAAGAAGCTGACATCATGCAGCTTCGTGGTCAGTGGGCGTTTTAATGTGAATTTAAAGAGCGCCGTAATAGGCGCTCTTATTATTAAATAAAGTGGAATTAGGAATGAAGAAATTTACATCATTAATGCTTGCCGGTGCTTTTTTAGTTGTCGCAACAAATGGCTGGGCAGCGGATATATTGAGAATGTCGACGACTACCAGCACCGAAAACTCAGGTTTATTGGCCGTATTAAACCCAGCGTTTGAAGCAAAGCACGATATTAAACTGGAAGTGATTGCCGTTGGTACCGGCAAGGCCTTGAGAATGGGCGCGCAAGGTGACGTAGACGTTGTGTTTGTACACGCACCGAGTGCAGAATTAAAGTACGTTAAGTCGGGTGATTTTGTAGACCGTGCGGCGGTGATGCATAATGATTTTGTGATTGTTGGTCCGACAAGTGATCCAGCGATGCTTTCTGTTGCAGCAACGGCAACAGAGGCGCTATATAAAATCGCACACACAGGCTCTATTTTCGTTTCACGCGGTGATGATTCAGGCACCCATAAGAAAGAAAGAATCTTATGGGCATCTGCAGACACTAAACCCTCTGGTGACTGGTATGTAGAAGTGGGGCAAGGCATGGGGGCAGTGTTAAATATCGCCAACGAAAAACAAGCCTACGCATTAACCGACCGCGGAACACAAATTGCCTTTGCTGATAAGTTATCGTTAAAGGTTATGTTTGAAGGTGATGACGCGCTGTTTAACCCGTATCACGTGATGGCTGTTAGCCCTAAGAAGCACGAAGGGGTCGAGCACGGTTT encodes the following:
- a CDS encoding substrate-binding domain-containing protein, producing MKKFTSLMLAGAFLVVATNGWAADILRMSTTTSTENSGLLAVLNPAFEAKHDIKLEVIAVGTGKALRMGAQGDVDVVFVHAPSAELKYVKSGDFVDRAAVMHNDFVIVGPTSDPAMLSVAATATEALYKIAHTGSIFVSRGDDSGTHKKERILWASADTKPSGDWYVEVGQGMGAVLNIANEKQAYALTDRGTQIAFADKLSLKVMFEGDDALFNPYHVMAVSPKKHEGVEHGLAIKYIEFVTSKEGQNIIAGFRKGGQQLFYPDAK